The DNA region GCGGCGCGCGAGGCCGGGGTGTGGCTGCACGCCGGGTCGATCGTCGAGCGCGACGGGGACGGGCCGGACGCGCCCCTCTACAACACCTCGCTGCTCTACTCCCCGGACGGCGTACTGCGGGCCGCCTACCGCAAGATTCACACGTTCGGCTTCGACGAGGGCGAGGCGGCGGTGATGGCGGCGGGCGAGCGGATCGTCACGGCGGAGCTGCCGGCGGCGGTGGCCGGGCTCGCGACGTGCTACGACCTGCGGTTCCCGGAGCAGTTCCGGCTGCTGGTGGACGCGGGGGCGGAGCTTCTGGTGCTGCCGGCGGGGTGGCCGGCGCGGCGGCGGGAGCACTGGGGGGTGCTGGTGCGGGCGCGGGCGGTGGAGTCGCAGGCGTACGTGCTGGCGTGCGGGACGGCGGGGACGCATGCGGGGGTCGAGCAGGCGGGGCACAGCATGGTGGTCGATCCGTGGGGGGTCGTGCTCGCGGAGGCGGGGGCGGGGGAGCAGGTGCTCACGGTCGAGTTCGATCCGGGGGCGGTGGCGGCGACCCGCACGGATTTCCCGGTCCTGCGCGACCGAGTCCTGGGGCTCCCGACGCCCCCTCCCCCCACTGATCGCTGAGCGCTGCGCCTGGCCGGGTGCGCTGAGTTGCGTTTGGACGGGTACGGCCCATTCGGGGCAGCCGCGTAGCCGGTTTCTCAGGGGCGCGGGGAACTGCGCGACAAGCCACGACGGCGAGTCGGACGGCGACGGCGGGACCGGGGCAGACGGGACGAGGGGGAAAGAGCGTGAGCCGGGCGTGGGGGAAAGCGGTGGGCGGCGTGGCCGCGGGCACGGCCGGAGCGGCCGGGACGCTGCTGCTGTGGTGGCTGATCGCAGATCGCTCGTGGCGCTGGGAAGCGCTGTGGATCCTCCTCGCCGCGCTGGCCGTCGCGGCGGCGCAAGCCGCGACGAGGGGCCGCGACGCCGAGGAGTACGCCACGGTCGTCGCGCTGATCCTCGGCCTCGTCTGGGTCTGCGCCGCCTCGACCGCGTGGGCCACGTACGAGATCCGCGAGTGGAGCCGCTCGCCCACCTCCGTCGCGGCGACGGTCACCGACTGCCGCGACGCCGGAACCGTCGTGGACCCCAACAGCGGCGCCTCGTACGACCAGTACGACTGTCTCTACCACTGGACCGCGGGCGGCGCCGCCCACACCCAGCGGCGTTCGGCCAACCATCTGTACGCCGACGGCCACGCCGCGCACGTCAACGTCGACCGGTTGGGCGACGCGCACAGCCACGACGTGGTGGCGATCGTCTTCGCCCTGGTGATCGCCGTCGGCTCGGGCGGCCTGCTGATGTTCGGCGCGGGCTGGGCGATGGTGGAGTTCCGCGAGGAGCGCCGGAACAGGCAGAGCGAGGCAGCCAGGCGCGCGCGGGACCAGGAGCGGGCGGACCGGTCCGCGTAAGGTGCGGAACTGGAGGGCGTACGCGGACGTGGTGGAGGTGGCGATGGCGGGGGCGGGGCGGCCGGTGGACCATCGGCGGCGCGCCGAGCTGCTGGACGCGGTGGTCGACTACACCGTCGAGCACGGCTTCTCCGAGCTGTCCTGGCGGCCGGTGGCCGCGGCGCTCGGGGTGGCGCCCACGACGCTGGTGCACCGCTTCGGCACCAAGGAGGGGATGCTGGAAGCCATCCTCACCCGGCTGCGGGAGCGGATGTTCGCGGCGACCGGCGACACCCACGGCGAGGGCGCCGGCCTGGAGGCGGCGGCGCGCGCGGTCTGGACGCGCGCCTGCGACCCCGCGCGCGGCCCGGAGTTCCGGCTGTTCTTCGCGGCCTACGGCCGCGCGCTCCAGGCGCCGGGACCGTTCGCGGACTTCCTGTCCCACGTGGTGGCCGACTGGATGGACGCGCTGTGCGCCGCGCAGGGCCCGGATGTCGACCCCCAGACCGCGCGCCGCCGCGCCACCCTGGTGATCGCCACGATCCGCGGCCTCCTCCTGGACCTGCTCACCACCGCCGACCACCCCCGCGTCCAGTCCGCCGCCGAGACCTTCCTCGCCACCCTGGCCACGCCCGCGCCCCAGTAGCGCCACCCGCCAACCGGCCGACCTCCCGCCCTGCGCACGCTGCCTCCCACCGCGTGGACCTCGCCCATGCCCGGTACGCCACCCGCGATCAGGACGGAGTGTTGGAGACGCCGTTGGAGGTGCGGGCAGCGCAGCCCCAGGTTCACGCGTCGCCGGAGCTGAGGCTCTCGTACGCATTGCGTAGGTCGGCTGCCTCTGGCAGCCGTCTGGCCTCGACGGATTTCACGACCTCCAGCGCCCGCCAGTGGTTGGACGGAACCACGCGCCCCGAGAGTATGGCCTTCTGCGCCGCATCGCAGGCTTCGTCGGGCCGGGCATGCGGAGGCGCAGAGGTGAAGCAGACTCTCGCTGATGGACGTCCGTCGGTCGTCAGGACGTGGCCGCCAGCTGCCCAGTCGGTGGGCAGGGCGCGGCGGCTGCTCGCCGGGTACCTTGCCGCGTGGGGCCTGCCGCAGATCACGGAGGATGCCCAACTGATCCTCTCGGAGTTGGTGACGAATGCGATCACGCATGCGCATCCGCCGTTCGGCAACGTGATCGCTACCCGGTTCGAGCGGCTGGCGGACGGAGTGCGGATCGGGGTCCATGACGCCGGTGACAGCAGGCCGGAGCCGCGCCGGGCTCGGGTTGACGAAGAGTCCGGGCGCGGCCCGGATCTGGTCCACGCGCTGACGGGCGGAGCCTGGGGTCTTGGCGATCGGGACGGGCCGGGGAAGTCGGTGTGGGCGGTGTGCACCGGCAGTCAGGACGAGGTGCGTTCGTGACGCGCGCACATGACGATCGCGAATCCGCACGGCCCCGGTCGCCGTTCCGGACGTGGGTCGTCACGACCAGCGGCGGGGAGATCGTCCGCGGGTATCTGCCGTGGTGGGCTCAGGACGACCCGAGCAGGACCGCGGTACGGCCGGATAGGCTGCAGTTCCACCTGGCCGGCATCGTCCGTCAGGCCGATCGCGGTGGCTTGGTCGCCCGCGTGGTCACGGGGACGGGTTCGGCGCTGGACGCAGGCGTGCTGGTGGTCACGATCGACTGCGTTCCGTTCGGTGAGGACGGCGAAGCGGACCTGCCGGTGGTCAACCTCCAGATCGTGGACGACTTCTGGATCAGGGACCTGGACCCGGCCGGCGTGGTCGATCTAGGCCGGCGGCTGAGGGCTCTGGCCGACCGATTGACGGGCACGGTCGCGCCGGAACTCGCAGCCGCCCGTGCCGACTGGGCGGCACGCCATCGCGCCGACGACCCGGCCATATGACCCAGCCGCGCCGTTACTGTGTCGGGCATGCTGAGAACGCCGCCGTCCTGGCAGGCGACGTCGTTCTCGACTGCTCGACGACACGGAGGCCCGGCGACGATGACCGCCCGCGGTGATCAGCTCTCGCTGCCCGGCTCCGCCGTGGCGCGGCGGCGGGCGCGTGCGGACGCGGTGCGCGTGCTGGTGTTCAACGCGCAGCACGCCGCCCCGGCGCGGGCGTGGCGGCAGGCCGAGTGGATCGCCGCGCAGGATGCCGCCGACCTCGTCGTGGTCACCGAGGTCGGCTCCGGCCCCGGCGGCGCGGCGCTGACCGCCGCGCTGGCCGGGTGCGGGTACGGCTCGGTGGTCGCTCCGGAGGCCGACGCCGCGGACTACCGGACCGTGCTCGCCTCCCGCGGGGGCCCGCTGAGCCCCGTCCCCAGCGGCATCGGTGTCCTCCCGCACCGCGCTCCCGCGGCCACCGTGCGGGTCGGGGACCAGCCGGTGCTCCTCCTCGGCCTGTACGTCCCCTCGCGCGGGCCCAGGGAGCGCCGCAACGAGGCCAAGCGGGCGTTCCAGGACGCGGTCGCGAAGGCGCTGCCCGGCTTCCTCGCGTCGTTCGGCGGCGGCCCCGTGATCGCCGCCGGCGACCTCAACGTGGTGGAGCCCGGGCACGTCCCCCACCACGCCGTCTACGGCGACTGGGAGTACGCCTTCTACCGCTCCT from Actinacidiphila sp. DG2A-62 includes:
- a CDS encoding carbon-nitrogen family hydrolase, whose protein sequence is MRATLLQIDVDPSETPADRRARVASAVRAQAGADLVVLPELWPVGAFAADSFAAEAERVDGGPTAVAMAAAAREAGVWLHAGSIVERDGDGPDAPLYNTSLLYSPDGVLRAAYRKIHTFGFDEGEAAVMAAGERIVTAELPAAVAGLATCYDLRFPEQFRLLVDAGAELLVLPAGWPARRREHWGVLVRARAVESQAYVLACGTAGTHAGVEQAGHSMVVDPWGVVLAEAGAGEQVLTVEFDPGAVAATRTDFPVLRDRVLGLPTPPPPTDR
- a CDS encoding TetR/AcrR family transcriptional regulator; translated protein: MRNWRAYADVVEVAMAGAGRPVDHRRRAELLDAVVDYTVEHGFSELSWRPVAAALGVAPTTLVHRFGTKEGMLEAILTRLRERMFAATGDTHGEGAGLEAAARAVWTRACDPARGPEFRLFFAAYGRALQAPGPFADFLSHVVADWMDALCAAQGPDVDPQTARRRATLVIATIRGLLLDLLTTADHPRVQSAAETFLATLATPAPQ
- a CDS encoding ATP-binding protein, producing the protein MKQTLADGRPSVVRTWPPAAQSVGRARRLLAGYLAAWGLPQITEDAQLILSELVTNAITHAHPPFGNVIATRFERLADGVRIGVHDAGDSRPEPRRARVDEESGRGPDLVHALTGGAWGLGDRDGPGKSVWAVCTGSQDEVRS
- a CDS encoding DUF6907 domain-containing protein translates to MTRAHDDRESARPRSPFRTWVVTTSGGEIVRGYLPWWAQDDPSRTAVRPDRLQFHLAGIVRQADRGGLVARVVTGTGSALDAGVLVVTIDCVPFGEDGEADLPVVNLQIVDDFWIRDLDPAGVVDLGRRLRALADRLTGTVAPELAAARADWAARHRADDPAI
- a CDS encoding endonuclease/exonuclease/phosphatase family protein, producing the protein MLRTPPSWQATSFSTARRHGGPATMTARGDQLSLPGSAVARRRARADAVRVLVFNAQHAAPARAWRQAEWIAAQDAADLVVVTEVGSGPGGAALTAALAGCGYGSVVAPEADAADYRTVLASRGGPLSPVPSGIGVLPHRAPAATVRVGDQPVLLLGLYVPSRGPRERRNEAKRAFQDAVAKALPGFLASFGGGPVIAAGDLNVVEPGHVPHHAVYGDWEYAFYRSFAEAGLTDAFRVLHPTAAGHSWVGRSGRGYRFDHAFVTAPHRAQVRQCAYDHAPVELGLTDHAALSLVLDLPT